The Pseudomonas kermanshahensis genome includes a window with the following:
- a CDS encoding IS110 family transposase has product MELCTTLCVDLAKQVFQLAGEDATGRVIYENRIKSRQNFHDFLIKLPVTVTVLMECGPGAQAWARLLQAKGNPVRILPAQRVAEHRSGAKNDRNDAHAILRAGRDTSIASIPIKSTTALAIQALHRVRRGNIKRHTALGNQIRGLLLEHGVSMPQGDAAINSHVPRALEDASLPLPDLLRELLDELLTDWLSLGERIATLSRRLEATAQEDKVAQRLITIRGVGPIIATAIVAKQTEPSRFASGRMYAAFFGIVPDQHSSGNKIRLGRMSKRGDGYIRSLMIQGAHAVLSQLRPDSDQPDDHRLLRWLSRLGRKEAAIRLANRNLRIIWALLQSDQVYQRKPNSNSEAAMSL; this is encoded by the coding sequence GTGGAGCTTTGCACAACCCTCTGCGTAGACCTGGCCAAACAGGTCTTCCAGTTAGCAGGCGAGGATGCTACCGGTCGGGTGATCTACGAAAATCGCATCAAATCCCGTCAAAATTTCCATGATTTTCTAATCAAGCTGCCAGTGACGGTGACTGTCTTAATGGAGTGCGGTCCTGGTGCGCAAGCCTGGGCCAGACTACTGCAGGCCAAGGGTAATCCGGTTCGGATCCTGCCTGCGCAACGCGTTGCCGAACACCGCAGCGGCGCGAAGAATGACCGTAACGACGCCCATGCCATTTTGCGTGCCGGTCGCGATACCAGTATTGCCTCAATCCCGATCAAGAGCACTACAGCACTGGCTATTCAAGCGCTGCACCGTGTCCGGCGCGGCAACATCAAGCGGCATACAGCGCTGGGTAATCAGATACGTGGCCTGCTGCTAGAGCATGGCGTCTCCATGCCTCAAGGCGATGCGGCGATCAATTCGCATGTGCCACGGGCTCTTGAAGATGCCTCTTTACCTCTGCCCGACTTGTTGCGCGAGTTGCTCGATGAGCTGCTGACTGACTGGCTCTCTCTGGGTGAACGCATTGCGACGCTGAGTAGGCGGCTTGAAGCGACAGCCCAGGAAGATAAGGTCGCACAGCGGTTGATCACCATTCGTGGCGTGGGCCCAATCATTGCCACGGCGATCGTGGCGAAACAGACCGAGCCTAGCCGCTTCGCCAGTGGCCGAATGTATGCCGCCTTCTTCGGTATCGTGCCCGACCAGCACAGCAGCGGAAACAAAATCAGGCTGGGCAGGATGAGCAAGCGAGGTGATGGCTACATACGCAGCCTGATGATCCAAGGGGCGCATGCTGTCTTGAGTCAGCTAAGGCCTGATTCCGATCAGCCAGACGATCACCGCCTTTTGCGCTGGCTATCCCGCCTTGGACGCAAGGAGGCGGCGATCAGACTGGCTAATCGAAATCTGCGCATTATCTGGGCCTTGTTGCAGAGCGATCAGGTATATCAGCGCAAACCGAACAGCAACTCGGAGGCTGCTATGAGCCTCTGA
- a CDS encoding lytic transglycosylase domain-containing protein — MPSRSRRTSHSVALTRLAQISALALAATLVGCQSTRQLDESDSVRAHNYQARIKHKPAPLLVKPAEQAPQDVWERMRQGFALQDSIDVNPRIEQQRLWFASNPRFIESAGERGSLYLHYIVERLEERDMPLELALLPAIESAYNPMAYSRAHAAGMWQFIPSTGRHFNLRQTNFYDGRRDVTASTNAALDYLSRLHDMFNGDWLLALAAYNAGEGTVSRAIERNERLGLPTDYWNLPLPQETRDYVPKLLALSQVVSTPDAYGVNLNPIANEPYFEAVAINDRLDLSRVAAFADIDEDELIQLNPAFKKRMTVDGPQQLLVPTAKAQLLSASLSNLKPEQLVSLQPNKAVFARAVAEAKAPATAARSYRVKRGDNLGSIAKANRVSVRDIKRWNRMSGNSLKAGQVLALRGGNAPSAAGNRVAASSQRSTQYKVRKGDSLYLVAKRFNVEMKHLKRWNPRSGHALKPGQTLTVYLSH, encoded by the coding sequence ATGCCTTCCCGTAGCCGCAGAACCTCTCATTCCGTCGCCCTGACGCGCCTGGCCCAGATCAGTGCGCTGGCCCTGGCCGCCACCTTGGTGGGCTGCCAGAGCACCCGTCAGCTCGACGAATCCGATAGCGTTCGCGCGCACAACTACCAGGCGCGGATCAAGCACAAACCGGCACCGCTGCTGGTCAAACCAGCCGAGCAGGCGCCGCAGGACGTGTGGGAACGCATGCGCCAAGGCTTCGCCCTGCAGGACAGCATCGACGTCAACCCGCGCATCGAACAGCAGCGCCTGTGGTTTGCCAGCAACCCACGCTTCATCGAAAGCGCGGGCGAGCGTGGCAGCCTCTACCTGCACTACATCGTCGAACGCCTCGAAGAGCGCGACATGCCGCTGGAACTGGCCCTGCTGCCAGCCATCGAAAGCGCCTACAACCCGATGGCCTACTCCCGTGCCCATGCAGCGGGCATGTGGCAGTTCATCCCGTCCACCGGGCGCCACTTCAACCTGCGCCAGACCAATTTCTACGACGGCCGCCGCGACGTGACCGCGTCGACCAACGCCGCACTGGACTACCTGAGCCGCCTGCACGACATGTTCAACGGTGACTGGCTGCTGGCCCTGGCGGCCTACAATGCCGGTGAAGGTACCGTCAGCCGTGCGATCGAACGCAACGAACGGCTCGGCCTGCCGACCGACTACTGGAACCTGCCACTGCCGCAGGAAACCCGCGACTACGTGCCCAAGCTTTTGGCCCTGTCGCAGGTGGTGTCCACGCCTGACGCCTATGGCGTCAACCTGAACCCGATCGCCAACGAACCCTACTTCGAGGCGGTGGCCATCAATGATCGCCTCGACCTGTCGCGCGTTGCCGCCTTTGCCGACATCGACGAAGACGAACTGATCCAGCTCAACCCGGCCTTCAAGAAGCGCATGACCGTGGACGGCCCCCAGCAGCTGCTGGTACCGACTGCCAAGGCGCAATTGCTGTCCGCCAGCCTGTCCAATCTCAAGCCTGAGCAATTGGTCAGCCTGCAACCGAACAAGGCCGTGTTCGCCCGCGCCGTGGCCGAAGCCAAGGCACCCGCGACGGCCGCGCGCAGCTACCGGGTAAAACGGGGCGACAACTTGGGCAGCATCGCCAAGGCCAACCGCGTGTCGGTCCGGGACATCAAGCGCTGGAACCGCATGTCGGGCAACAGCCTGAAGGCAGGCCAGGTATTGGCACTGCGCGGTGGTAATGCGCCGAGCGCCGCGGGCAACCGGGTAGCGGCGTCTTCGCAGCGTTCAACCCAATACAAGGTGCGCAAGGGCGACTCGCTGTACCTCGTGGCCAAGCGCTTCAATGTCGAGATGAAGCACCTCAAACGCTGGAACCCGCGCAGCGGGCATGCGCTAAAACCCGGTCAGACGCTGACGGTTTACCTGTCGCATTGA